A single window of Chitinophaga sp. XS-30 DNA harbors:
- a CDS encoding alpha-2-macroglobulin, with protein MRYVRYQLSLLFFLVSATAFAQYDYESEWSRINPRASGEKARLSLLLAGRIYQQAVTDRNMGQQAKAALQYCAYSGVLAGNDPDRMREVIDSFASQQQGAVKAVLLNAKGEYLRVYQLFNRYAIQERKPIIGDTAVSITEWDNQRLLDTINALYKASLAEENILQNTPADQFSPMLAGPDRNHRLRPTLYDLLAWRFVDALTAQPYIYNDPSLFASAATFAVQEAAPELEVYRKLIHLHIQRNNREALLHVDIGRLQHVFQWTRLAERDSLYKRALLGLTEQYAGVYGISTVYFLLAELHSGAEAVAFSGQGMQFFPGSPGHRQCSTLHAKLTNSVLGLTTEKVNIPGEPMLVLVNYKNLKGIHLRIIPLHQYQAQMLDTMKQAAVFQRVTGMPYLRTWYQPVPDPADYSPHKVEIKVDALETGRYMLLASADERFDPEKSLLAAGEIYISNISYVTTDNIHLYALHRKTGQPLSGIQLVVNNEDDSRITHLRTDRNGRVSLKIDADKEPDLTLKWIDGKDTLFNNDYDYASTDNWGSYFDMLDEREEMRENDEQIRVHYYTDREIYRPGQKLYFKGIALTTGKREGGPARPKKGLRLKVYLKDTDRRKVDSLELSSNAWGSFHGEFQLPASLSGGCSISNLEYEGYVYFSVEEYKRPRFKVVLDSVKTVCRTGDTITIKGAAESLAGSPLSNARVTYRVTRESFMQSYERDDIVEKDTVTDGHGIFSFRFVATGKAQPGTYRYRITADVTDVNGETRSGSYSMTIGDATVMIVTNIGEELQRSDLDKVMISTSTTQGVATSMPLKIELFPLQHPGHLMRPRYWEPDQYCMTKEEFHRYFPNDVYKDEDDKATWPKGNPVTLQYVTGGLLSPLASLSLNAGWYEIVISGKDPYGKSVEERRYFRLWDGTAAFPEYAGLHYSYQQVVLPGDKLSLAVVTAGPAFLLQSIQEKSGRSLQTATHRSEGPVTAFIFPMKRRYVGYPNRFSFAYVQDNRLFTRFVDVYVTDRREPLDIKVATHRNKLLPGEEESWQLQISGAGRAELLASMYDASLDEIKKSDWQVPSRRELRWEFRKWDGEDNFEKWSGINNMVKQSDPGWDDDLADYNYLMDGIAAAHTMREAMVWEKRSMSTAALQYTAIYGSSAGLLDMNMFPEQKIPVNIEMLPPPRRNFNETVFFFPHLVPDKKGLVNLRFTMPDALTQWNFRALAHTRDASFGLAKSTVITQKPLMVVPNLPRFLREGDELELGAKISNVTDKQLTGIVKLAFIDDATGQSLDAFSPQVFVTEAGQSSVVRFKVKIPQQFARPLTYRITAVSGSFSDGEEAVVPVLSDRLTVTEHLPLVMSGDGSRNFVFDRLLHADTSTTLQDGKLLFTYNSSPVWSAIQSLPSLMEFPHACAEQTFARLYANAIASQILDTKPGVAAMLKEKKDAALFDPYRLEKEGKTALNSLRAMQLTDGAFPWFSGMRSNLDVTLHILQGFAHLKTLKGHIPGTDSLIKYALNYIDNAAMRGERHFPALPYLYARTAFPQFTPSPATQAVMDSLLEHAQNEELPLYDKGLLAIVLYRNGDKSSALKIMQSLKENAFLSEEGGMYWRDNRQGYGWNEAPVETQSMLIAAFAMITRDTAAVDALKTWLLRKRQTQGWGTTKATTEACYALLATGTDWLGSSPQVEIKAGGQIVGTEALIAGPAVKPAHGNITLTVSGNGNQLSWGAAHWQYFEQADKISASSGALQIQRELLRQDGNALVRIDDQHPLQVGDRVVMRIVVKSNREMEFVHLEDMRPACLEPINVLSGYKWENGIGYYESTKDLATHFFFDRLTVGTHVLEYPLFVSHAGRFTGGISTLQCMYAPEFSAHSEGMVVKIPE; from the coding sequence ATGCGTTATGTCCGTTACCAGTTGTCCCTTCTTTTCTTTTTAGTCAGTGCAACGGCATTTGCGCAATATGACTATGAAAGCGAATGGTCGCGCATAAACCCCCGGGCTTCGGGAGAAAAGGCCCGTTTATCCCTTCTGCTGGCCGGAAGGATCTATCAGCAGGCAGTAACTGACAGGAATATGGGTCAGCAGGCTAAAGCGGCTTTGCAGTATTGTGCCTATTCAGGTGTACTGGCGGGGAATGACCCTGACCGGATGCGGGAGGTTATTGACAGTTTTGCTTCACAGCAGCAGGGCGCCGTGAAGGCGGTGCTACTCAATGCGAAAGGTGAATATCTACGTGTTTACCAGCTATTTAACCGGTATGCAATCCAGGAAAGAAAGCCAATAATCGGGGATACAGCCGTCAGCATAACAGAATGGGACAATCAGCGTTTGCTTGATACGATCAATGCATTGTACAAAGCATCCCTGGCTGAAGAAAATATCCTGCAAAATACCCCGGCGGATCAGTTTAGCCCCATGCTGGCAGGGCCGGACCGGAACCATCGTCTTCGGCCGACACTATACGATTTGTTGGCCTGGCGTTTTGTTGATGCGCTCACAGCACAGCCCTATATTTACAACGACCCATCACTTTTTGCTTCAGCCGCCACATTTGCGGTACAGGAAGCCGCTCCTGAACTGGAGGTCTACCGCAAGCTTATTCATTTGCACATCCAGCGCAACAACCGGGAGGCATTGCTGCATGTTGATATTGGACGGCTACAGCACGTTTTTCAATGGACAAGGCTCGCCGAGAGAGACAGCTTATATAAACGTGCCCTGTTGGGACTGACGGAACAGTATGCCGGCGTGTATGGTATTTCAACAGTATATTTCCTGTTGGCGGAACTGCATAGCGGTGCGGAGGCAGTTGCATTCTCCGGCCAGGGTATGCAGTTTTTTCCCGGAAGCCCGGGACATCGTCAGTGTAGTACCTTGCATGCCAAACTGACCAATAGCGTATTGGGCCTCACAACGGAAAAAGTGAATATCCCCGGAGAGCCAATGCTGGTTCTGGTCAACTACAAAAATCTGAAAGGTATTCATCTGCGGATAATTCCCTTGCACCAATATCAGGCGCAGATGCTGGATACGATGAAACAGGCAGCTGTTTTTCAACGCGTAACAGGCATGCCTTATTTGCGTACATGGTATCAGCCGGTGCCTGATCCGGCAGATTATTCACCACACAAGGTTGAAATAAAAGTGGATGCCCTGGAAACAGGGCGGTATATGTTGCTGGCATCTGCTGATGAACGGTTTGATCCGGAGAAGAGCTTACTGGCTGCGGGTGAGATATATATTTCCAACATCTCCTACGTCACCACAGATAATATTCATCTATATGCACTGCACCGTAAGACGGGGCAACCGCTGTCCGGCATCCAACTGGTTGTCAATAATGAAGATGATAGCAGAATAACGCATCTGCGTACCGACCGGAACGGGAGAGTCAGCTTAAAGATAGATGCAGACAAAGAGCCGGACCTTACTTTAAAATGGATAGACGGAAAGGACACGCTATTCAATAACGATTATGACTATGCCAGTACAGATAATTGGGGAAGTTATTTTGACATGCTGGACGAAAGAGAGGAGATGCGGGAAAACGATGAGCAGATCAGGGTTCATTATTATACGGACAGGGAAATTTACCGGCCCGGACAGAAATTGTATTTCAAGGGGATCGCGCTGACAACCGGAAAACGGGAGGGAGGCCCCGCGCGACCGAAGAAAGGTCTCCGGCTAAAAGTGTACCTGAAAGATACCGATCGCCGGAAAGTTGACTCACTTGAGCTTAGCAGTAATGCCTGGGGCTCTTTCCATGGGGAATTTCAGCTACCTGCCTCTCTGTCCGGCGGATGCAGTATCAGCAACCTTGAATATGAAGGGTATGTGTATTTTTCCGTGGAAGAGTATAAACGCCCTCGTTTTAAAGTGGTATTGGATTCTGTCAAGACGGTCTGCCGGACAGGAGATACCATTACGATCAAAGGCGCTGCGGAATCTTTAGCCGGAAGTCCTTTGAGCAATGCCCGTGTTACATACCGGGTAACACGGGAGTCGTTTATGCAGAGCTATGAAAGGGACGATATTGTGGAAAAGGATACGGTAACAGACGGCCACGGAATTTTTTCATTCCGCTTTGTAGCAACAGGTAAAGCGCAGCCCGGAACCTACCGGTACCGGATCACCGCCGATGTAACGGATGTAAATGGAGAAACCCGTTCCGGCAGTTACTCCATGACTATCGGCGATGCTACTGTAATGATCGTAACGAATATCGGGGAAGAACTGCAGCGTTCGGACCTTGACAAGGTGATGATATCAACCAGCACTACCCAGGGCGTCGCTACTTCAATGCCGCTGAAAATCGAGCTGTTCCCGTTGCAGCACCCCGGGCACCTGATGCGCCCGCGTTATTGGGAGCCGGATCAGTATTGTATGACAAAGGAGGAGTTTCACCGGTATTTCCCTAATGATGTTTATAAAGATGAAGATGACAAGGCAACCTGGCCCAAAGGAAACCCGGTTACCCTGCAATACGTGACAGGAGGGCTTTTATCACCTCTGGCATCTTTGTCGCTGAATGCCGGTTGGTATGAGATCGTGATATCAGGGAAAGATCCGTATGGCAAATCTGTTGAAGAACGGAGATATTTTCGGTTGTGGGACGGTACAGCAGCTTTTCCGGAGTACGCTGGTCTGCATTACAGTTACCAACAGGTGGTTTTGCCTGGTGACAAGTTATCATTAGCGGTGGTAACAGCGGGTCCGGCTTTCCTGCTGCAAAGCATACAGGAAAAATCGGGACGTTCACTGCAAACTGCCACACACCGGTCAGAAGGGCCGGTGACAGCATTCATCTTCCCGATGAAAAGAAGGTATGTTGGTTATCCCAACCGCTTTTCCTTTGCGTATGTGCAGGATAACCGGCTGTTCACCCGTTTTGTGGATGTGTATGTGACCGATCGGCGGGAACCGCTTGATATTAAAGTGGCTACGCACCGGAACAAGCTTTTGCCCGGGGAGGAAGAAAGCTGGCAATTGCAGATTTCCGGTGCCGGCAGAGCTGAATTACTGGCTTCCATGTATGACGCGTCATTGGACGAAATTAAAAAAAGCGACTGGCAGGTACCTTCGCGGAGAGAATTGCGGTGGGAATTCAGGAAATGGGATGGAGAAGACAATTTTGAAAAGTGGAGCGGTATCAATAATATGGTCAAACAGTCCGATCCCGGTTGGGACGATGACCTTGCTGACTACAATTACCTTATGGATGGTATCGCAGCAGCGCATACGATGCGGGAGGCCATGGTTTGGGAAAAAAGGAGCATGAGTACCGCTGCCCTGCAATATACTGCTATATATGGCAGCAGCGCAGGTCTTCTTGATATGAACATGTTCCCGGAACAGAAAATACCCGTAAATATTGAGATGTTGCCACCGCCACGGAGAAACTTTAATGAAACGGTTTTTTTCTTTCCTCATCTTGTACCGGATAAAAAAGGGCTTGTAAACCTCAGGTTTACGATGCCTGATGCTTTAACGCAGTGGAACTTCCGCGCATTGGCCCATACCCGGGATGCTTCTTTCGGATTGGCCAAAAGTACGGTCATCACCCAGAAACCGCTGATGGTGGTTCCCAATTTACCGCGTTTCCTGCGTGAAGGGGATGAACTGGAACTTGGCGCAAAAATTAGTAACGTAACAGACAAGCAGCTGACCGGGATCGTAAAATTGGCGTTCATTGATGACGCTACTGGTCAGTCCTTGGACGCCTTTTCTCCGCAGGTATTTGTTACTGAGGCGGGCCAGTCGTCCGTTGTACGGTTTAAGGTTAAAATCCCCCAACAGTTTGCCCGCCCGCTTACATACCGGATTACAGCAGTAAGTGGCTCCTTCAGCGATGGAGAGGAGGCTGTTGTTCCCGTGTTGTCTGACCGGTTAACAGTCACGGAACATTTACCGCTCGTGATGTCAGGTGACGGTTCAAGGAATTTCGTCTTTGATCGTTTGCTGCATGCGGATACGTCCACAACATTACAGGATGGGAAACTGCTGTTTACGTATAATAGCAGTCCGGTATGGTCAGCTATCCAGTCTCTGCCCTCTCTTATGGAGTTTCCGCATGCCTGTGCAGAACAGACATTCGCGCGTTTGTATGCAAATGCAATAGCATCGCAGATTTTAGATACAAAACCCGGGGTTGCGGCAATGCTAAAAGAGAAGAAGGATGCGGCGCTATTCGATCCTTATCGTCTGGAGAAGGAGGGGAAAACAGCGCTGAACAGCCTGAGAGCTATGCAATTGACGGATGGGGCTTTTCCCTGGTTCAGTGGCATGCGAAGCAATCTGGATGTTACGCTCCATATTTTGCAGGGATTTGCTCACCTCAAAACACTGAAGGGCCACATCCCCGGAACGGATTCCCTGATTAAATATGCACTTAATTACATAGACAACGCCGCTATGCGTGGCGAAAGGCATTTTCCTGCTTTACCTTATTTATATGCCCGAACGGCTTTCCCGCAATTTACTCCTTCTCCGGCCACACAGGCAGTAATGGATAGCCTGCTGGAACATGCACAAAACGAAGAGTTGCCGCTTTATGATAAAGGATTGCTGGCGATTGTACTCTACCGGAATGGCGATAAGTCATCCGCATTGAAAATCATGCAATCGCTGAAAGAAAATGCCTTTTTATCAGAAGAAGGAGGAATGTACTGGCGCGATAACCGGCAGGGATATGGCTGGAACGAAGCTCCGGTTGAAACCCAATCCATGCTGATAGCAGCCTTTGCAATGATAACCCGCGATACTGCTGCCGTGGATGCATTGAAAACCTGGTTGCTTCGAAAGAGGCAGACACAGGGGTGGGGCACCACAAAGGCAACTACTGAGGCCTGTTATGCATTGCTTGCAACAGGTACCGACTGGCTGGGGAGTTCTCCGCAGGTAGAGATCAAGGCAGGCGGACAGATTGTAGGGACTGAAGCCCTTATTGCCGGGCCTGCAGTAAAACCAGCACATGGTAATATTACACTGACAGTTTCGGGCAATGGTAATCAGCTGTCGTGGGGCGCGGCACATTGGCAGTATTTCGAGCAGGCAGACAAGATCAGCGCCTCTTCCGGCGCATTGCAGATACAGCGGGAACTGCTCCGGCAGGATGGAAATGCTTTGGTCCGGATAGATGACCAGCATCCCCTGCAGGTAGGCGACAGGGTGGTCATGCGTATCGTTGTGAAGAGCAACCGTGAAATGGAATTTGTACATCTGGAAGATATGCGCCCCGCCTGCCTGGAACCGATAAATGTACTCAGCGGGTACAAATGGGAGAACGGAATAGGGTATTATGAAAGTACGAAAGACCTGGCGACCCATTTCTTTTTCGACAGGTTGACGGTAGGAACCCATGTGCTGGAATATCCCTTGTTCGTGTCACACGCCGGACGTTTTACAGGCGGAATCAGCACATTGCAATGCATGTATGCACCGGAATTTAGCGCACATAGCGAAGGGATGGTTGTGAAAATACCAGAATAA
- the sucD gene encoding succinate--CoA ligase subunit alpha yields the protein MSVLVNKHSKVIVQGFTGTEGTFHATQMIEYGTNVVGGVTPGKGGSSHLDRPVFNTVADAVKATGADVSIIFVPPAFAADAIMEAADAGIALVVCITEGIPVQDMVKAKSYLQSHNTRLIGPNCPGVITAEEAKVGIMPGFIFKKGRVGIVSKSGTLTYEAADQVVKAGLGVSTAIGIGGDPIIGTPTKDAVELLMNDPETDAIIMIGEIGGSMEAEAAEWIKANPRKPVVGFIAGQTAPPGRRMGHAGAIIGGADDTAAAKMKIMRACGVHVVDSPADIGKKMAEVLSGKAVPA from the coding sequence ATGAGTGTTTTAGTAAATAAGCATAGTAAAGTGATCGTGCAGGGGTTTACCGGAACTGAAGGTACTTTCCATGCCACACAAATGATTGAGTACGGCACCAACGTGGTAGGTGGCGTAACCCCGGGTAAAGGCGGCAGCAGCCATCTGGACCGTCCGGTATTCAATACCGTGGCGGATGCGGTAAAAGCCACCGGAGCGGATGTTTCCATCATTTTCGTGCCCCCGGCATTTGCTGCTGATGCGATCATGGAAGCTGCCGATGCAGGCATCGCACTGGTCGTTTGTATCACAGAAGGCATTCCCGTGCAGGATATGGTAAAAGCCAAAAGTTACCTGCAATCCCATAACACCCGCCTGATCGGCCCGAACTGTCCGGGTGTGATTACTGCGGAAGAGGCCAAAGTAGGCATCATGCCCGGTTTCATCTTCAAGAAAGGCCGTGTGGGCATTGTGTCCAAATCCGGTACCCTGACGTATGAAGCGGCAGACCAGGTGGTAAAAGCCGGTCTGGGTGTGTCTACCGCCATCGGTATTGGTGGAGACCCGATCATCGGCACCCCCACTAAAGATGCCGTGGAACTGCTGATGAACGATCCCGAAACGGATGCCATCATCATGATCGGTGAGATCGGCGGCAGCATGGAAGCCGAAGCAGCCGAATGGATCAAGGCAAATCCCCGCAAGCCTGTTGTAGGCTTCATTGCCGGACAGACAGCGCCTCCGGGCCGCCGTATGGGCCATGCCGGTGCCATCATCGGCGGAGCGGACGATACCGCCGCCGCTAAAATGAAGATCATGCGCGCCTGCGGTGTTCACGTAGTGGACAGTCCCGCTGACATCGGCAAGAAAATGGCCGAAGTACTGAGCGGTAAAGCTGTACCAGCCTGA
- a CDS encoding ABC transporter ATP-binding protein gives MIELINIRKSFGEKVILQDVSATMEAGKINLIIGASGSGKTVLMKCMVGLIKPDSGQILYNGEDFTAMDDVEKKPIRQEIGMLFQGSALFDSMTVEQNIMFPLDMFARGSYKEKRKRMQECLDRVNLKDANKKYPAEISGGMKKRVGIARAIVLNPKYLFVDEPNSGLDPQTSLVIDRLIKELTVEYNITTVVNTHDMNTVMESGDHIIYMHQGLKQWEGSNKDIIFAKDKKLNDFIFASEFFQDIKEMRQSEYFQDNKWRGGGKEGGEKGNS, from the coding sequence ATGATAGAATTGATCAATATTCGCAAAAGCTTCGGGGAAAAGGTGATCCTGCAGGATGTATCCGCCACTATGGAAGCCGGCAAGATCAACCTGATCATCGGCGCCAGCGGCAGTGGAAAGACCGTGTTGATGAAATGTATGGTAGGCCTGATCAAACCGGACAGCGGACAGATACTGTACAATGGAGAAGATTTTACGGCGATGGACGATGTGGAGAAAAAGCCCATCCGGCAGGAAATAGGCATGCTGTTCCAGGGCTCCGCGCTGTTCGACAGCATGACCGTGGAACAGAATATCATGTTCCCGCTTGATATGTTCGCCAGAGGCAGTTACAAGGAAAAGCGGAAACGGATGCAGGAGTGCCTGGACCGTGTGAACCTGAAAGACGCCAATAAAAAGTATCCCGCCGAGATCAGCGGCGGGATGAAAAAGCGGGTGGGCATAGCCCGGGCTATTGTGCTGAACCCGAAATACCTGTTCGTGGATGAGCCAAATTCCGGTCTGGACCCGCAAACCTCCCTGGTGATCGACCGCCTGATCAAGGAACTGACCGTAGAATACAACATTACCACCGTGGTCAATACCCACGATATGAATACCGTAATGGAAAGCGGCGATCATATCATTTATATGCACCAGGGCCTCAAACAGTGGGAAGGCAGCAATAAAGACATCATTTTCGCGAAAGACAAGAAGCTGAACGACTTCATATTCGCCTCCGAATTCTTCCAGGATATCAAGGAAATGCGCCAGAGCGAGTATTTCCAGGATAATAAATGGCGGGGCGGCGGAAAGGAAGGAGGGGAGAAGGGAAATAGTTAA
- a CDS encoding glucosaminidase domain-containing protein, with the protein MLSVKKQLLLSGILVTTMAASSQQTQTLKKYRQKFEPVAVNLMKETGVPASIILGVAMLESGLGTSKNARLLRNHFGIVGKNNLAKRGETYRSVYREFESDTASYRYFARLVTRKRWFTAMKGNDDYGEWLKKLIQSNYSTAGQVWIDRVTAVIKHNKLYELDGDLKLAKQ; encoded by the coding sequence ATGCTTTCCGTAAAAAAACAACTGCTGCTCAGCGGCATCCTGGTTACCACCATGGCCGCTTCATCGCAGCAAACCCAAACCCTGAAAAAGTATCGTCAGAAATTTGAACCCGTTGCTGTTAACCTGATGAAAGAAACCGGTGTTCCGGCCAGCATAATACTTGGCGTAGCCATGCTGGAATCCGGCCTGGGCACCAGCAAAAATGCCCGGTTGCTGAGGAATCATTTCGGGATCGTGGGAAAGAACAACCTGGCCAAACGCGGGGAAACTTACCGCTCCGTGTACCGTGAATTTGAATCGGATACCGCTTCCTACCGGTATTTCGCAAGACTGGTGACCCGGAAAAGATGGTTCACCGCCATGAAAGGGAATGATGATTATGGGGAATGGCTGAAAAAACTGATCCAGTCCAACTACTCCACAGCGGGGCAGGTTTGGATAGACAGGGTAACGGCCGTGATCAAACATAACAAATTATATGAACTGGATGGTGATTTAAAGCTCGCAAAACAATAG
- the aspS gene encoding aspartate--tRNA ligase, whose amino-acid sequence MYRTHTCGELRMEHAGQPVTLAGWVQTVRKFGSITFVDLRDRYGITQLLLGESLNDQLDAQPLGREFVLQVEGTVTERTSKNKNIPTGDIEITVSGFTVLNGSKTPPFTIQDDTDGGDELRMKYRYLDLRRNLVKQNLTLRYRVNRAVRNFLDSRGFMDIETPYLIKSTPEGARDFVVPSRMNPNQFYALPQSPQTFKQLLMVSGYDRYYQIVKCFRDEDLRADRQPEFTQIDCEMSFVEQEDILQHFEEMTKHVFREIKGIEFPDPFPRMTWEDAMKYYGNDKPDIRFEMKLVDLGEPARGNGFKIFDEAELITGINVKGCSEYTRKQLDELTEWVKRPQIGMTGLIYIKYNTDGSLKSSVDKFFNEEGLQLFADQCQAQPGDLILILAGREERTRKAMSELRLEMGERLGLRNKDEYKPLWVIDFPLFEYAEEENRWVARHHPFTAPKPEHTHLMDDPAQYGKIKANAYDIVLNGTEIGGGSIRIFQKDLQEKMFSALGMSKEEANHKFGFLLGAFEYGAPPHGGIAFGFDRFCSLLGGSETIRDFIAFPKNNSGRDVMLDAPSEIDQVQLDELKLSLLK is encoded by the coding sequence ATGTACAGAACGCACACATGTGGTGAATTGCGCATGGAACATGCAGGGCAGCCGGTGACACTGGCAGGATGGGTGCAAACCGTCCGCAAGTTTGGAAGCATTACGTTTGTAGACCTGCGCGACCGCTATGGTATAACGCAACTGTTACTCGGCGAAAGCCTGAACGATCAGCTGGACGCCCAGCCCCTTGGCCGGGAATTCGTATTACAGGTGGAAGGCACCGTAACGGAAAGGACCAGCAAGAACAAGAATATTCCTACCGGCGATATCGAGATCACCGTTTCCGGTTTCACTGTGCTTAATGGCTCAAAAACACCGCCCTTCACTATTCAGGACGATACGGACGGCGGCGATGAACTGCGCATGAAATACCGGTATCTGGACCTGCGGCGTAATCTCGTTAAACAGAACCTAACCCTCCGCTACCGGGTGAACCGTGCTGTGCGCAACTTCCTGGACAGCAGGGGATTCATGGATATAGAAACGCCTTATCTCATCAAGTCAACGCCCGAAGGCGCGCGTGACTTTGTGGTGCCGAGCCGCATGAACCCTAACCAGTTCTACGCCCTGCCCCAGTCCCCGCAGACCTTCAAGCAGCTGCTCATGGTCAGCGGGTACGACCGGTACTACCAGATCGTGAAGTGCTTCCGGGATGAAGACCTCCGCGCAGACCGGCAGCCGGAGTTCACGCAGATCGACTGTGAAATGAGCTTTGTGGAACAGGAAGACATCCTGCAGCATTTCGAGGAAATGACCAAACATGTGTTCCGCGAGATCAAAGGCATCGAATTTCCCGATCCCTTCCCGCGCATGACCTGGGAAGACGCCATGAAATATTACGGGAACGATAAACCGGACATCCGCTTTGAAATGAAGCTCGTTGATCTCGGTGAACCGGCCCGCGGTAACGGATTCAAGATATTCGACGAAGCGGAGCTCATCACAGGCATCAACGTCAAAGGCTGCAGTGAATATACCCGCAAGCAGCTCGATGAACTGACCGAATGGGTGAAACGCCCCCAGATCGGCATGACCGGTCTGATCTATATCAAATACAATACGGACGGATCGCTGAAAAGCTCTGTTGATAAATTCTTTAACGAGGAAGGCCTGCAACTGTTCGCAGACCAGTGCCAGGCGCAACCCGGTGACCTGATCCTGATCCTCGCCGGCAGGGAAGAACGCACCCGCAAAGCCATGAGCGAACTGCGCCTGGAAATGGGCGAACGCCTCGGCCTGCGTAACAAGGATGAATACAAGCCGCTCTGGGTAATTGACTTCCCGCTGTTTGAATACGCAGAGGAAGAGAACCGCTGGGTAGCGCGCCACCATCCTTTCACCGCTCCGAAGCCTGAACATACTCACCTGATGGACGATCCGGCGCAGTACGGGAAGATCAAAGCCAATGCATACGACATCGTGCTGAACGGCACCGAAATAGGCGGCGGCTCTATCCGTATCTTCCAGAAAGACCTGCAGGAAAAGATGTTTTCAGCACTGGGCATGAGCAAGGAAGAAGCGAACCATAAATTCGGCTTCCTGCTGGGCGCATTTGAATACGGCGCTCCCCCGCACGGCGGTATCGCCTTTGGTTTCGACCGGTTCTGCTCCCTCCTTGGCGGCAGCGAAACCATTCGTGATTTCATCGCTTTCCCGAAAAACAATTCCGGCCGCGATGTAATGCTGGACGCACCAAGCGAGATAGACCAGGTGCAGCTGGATGAATTGAAGCTTTCTTTACTGAAATAG
- a CDS encoding FAD-binding oxidoreductase, translated as MQQYDYILVGQGISGTMLSWFLQKAGQRVLVYDDARPATASRIASGIINPVSGRKFELAWLYETIYPIAAQTYREMETALGITCFQERDIWNVWPSAQMRDAFTVAVKKSPVLEATPLMMQQEAPRHTDTLFQPFGAGIVKGANVRLNALLPAWRERLHLREERFNADEMVFTGEGVRYRDVNAKAVIFCEGVESPANPYFGKLKFLPNKGEALIIRAALHTDNIIKKGITLVPLDSDLYWAGATFSWDYADAAPTAEKRAVIEEDLRQLLKISYTTEAHLSAIRPSGPDRRPLVGMHPRFPQAGIFNGMGSKGCSLAPWAAQQFVRYLLEGATLPAEIDIKRYFNALR; from the coding sequence ATGCAGCAGTACGATTACATCCTCGTCGGACAAGGCATCTCCGGCACCATGCTCAGCTGGTTCCTGCAAAAAGCGGGGCAGCGGGTGCTGGTGTACGATGATGCCCGCCCCGCCACCGCCTCCCGCATTGCATCCGGCATCATCAACCCGGTTTCCGGGAGGAAGTTCGAACTGGCATGGCTATACGAAACGATATATCCAATTGCCGCGCAAACTTACCGGGAGATGGAAACAGCGTTGGGCATCACCTGCTTCCAGGAACGGGATATCTGGAATGTATGGCCCTCCGCGCAGATGAGGGATGCGTTTACCGTTGCTGTGAAAAAATCCCCGGTGCTGGAAGCTACGCCGCTGATGATGCAGCAGGAGGCGCCGCGCCATACAGATACTTTGTTTCAGCCATTCGGCGCAGGCATCGTAAAAGGCGCTAACGTACGGCTCAATGCACTGCTGCCTGCCTGGCGGGAGCGGCTGCATCTCCGCGAAGAAAGATTTAATGCGGATGAAATGGTTTTTACAGGTGAGGGCGTGCGTTATCGTGATGTAAACGCCAAAGCGGTCATCTTTTGCGAAGGCGTGGAAAGTCCTGCCAATCCGTACTTCGGCAAGCTGAAATTCCTGCCCAATAAAGGTGAGGCGCTTATTATCCGCGCAGCGCTCCATACGGACAATATCATCAAAAAGGGCATCACGCTTGTTCCGCTGGATAGCGATCTTTACTGGGCCGGGGCCACATTTTCCTGGGATTATGCGGATGCTGCCCCCACTGCGGAAAAACGCGCTGTTATCGAAGAAGATCTGCGGCAGTTGCTGAAGATCTCCTACACCACGGAAGCCCACCTTTCCGCTATCCGCCCCTCCGGCCCGGACCGCCGCCCGCTGGTGGGCATGCACCCCCGTTTCCCGCAGGCGGGCATCTTCAACGGAATGGGCTCCAAAGGCTGCTCCCTGGCTCCCTGGGCAGCTCAGCAGTTTGTCCGCTACCTCCTGGAAGGCGCTACACTGCCAGCTGAAATAGATATTAAACGGTATTTTAATGCTTTGAGGTAG